One Mycolicibacter sp. MU0083 DNA window includes the following coding sequences:
- a CDS encoding polysaccharide deacetylase family protein, whose protein sequence is MAVAVLGACTSHVHEASAEPVDCAVDKCVALTFDDGPSPYTDRLLGILNDAGARSTFFLIGNKVAADPAGAKRIADAGMEIGSHTWEHPNMTTIPAADVPAQFAKATDAIRSATGITPTLWRPPGGLTDAAVNARAAEAGQAAILWDVIPFDWINDADTNATRYMLMTQIKPGSVVLFHDTYSSTVDLVYQFLPVLRANGYHVVTVSQLLGPRAPGSVYGGRDNGPPVNELQDIPPADIPGLPATPSPPPMPNFPITDIAGANSGGPNNGG, encoded by the coding sequence ATGGCCGTTGCGGTGCTCGGCGCCTGCACCAGCCATGTCCACGAGGCGTCGGCCGAGCCGGTCGACTGCGCCGTGGACAAGTGTGTGGCGCTGACCTTCGACGACGGTCCCTCGCCCTACACCGACCGGCTGTTGGGGATCTTGAACGACGCCGGTGCGCGCTCCACGTTCTTCCTGATCGGCAACAAGGTGGCTGCCGACCCGGCGGGCGCCAAGCGGATCGCCGACGCCGGGATGGAGATCGGCAGTCATACCTGGGAACACCCGAACATGACCACGATCCCGGCAGCGGACGTGCCCGCGCAGTTCGCCAAGGCCACCGACGCGATCCGTTCCGCCACCGGCATCACGCCCACGTTGTGGCGCCCACCCGGCGGGCTGACCGACGCGGCGGTCAACGCGCGGGCCGCCGAGGCCGGACAGGCGGCGATCCTGTGGGATGTCATCCCGTTCGACTGGATCAACGACGCCGACACCAATGCCACCCGCTACATGCTGATGACCCAGATCAAGCCCGGGTCGGTGGTGTTGTTCCACGACACCTACTCGTCCACCGTGGATCTGGTCTACCAGTTCCTGCCGGTGCTCAGAGCCAATGGCTACCACGTGGTTACGGTCAGCCAGCTGCTCGGCCCGCGCGCGCCGGGCAGCGTGTACGGGGGCCGGGACAACGGCCCGCCGGTCAATGAGCTGCAGGACATCCCACCCGCGGACATCCCGGGACTGCCCGCGACGCCGTCGCCGCCGCCGATGCCGAATTTCCCGATCACCGATATTGCCGGGGCGAACTCCGGGGGCCCCAACAACGGCGGGTAG
- a CDS encoding PucR family transcriptional regulator, whose translation MVEPSYEDVTGVAQSAAATIAKLENRFGEIARAVQQRVMDEIAEMRDDIPLLDLLQASVEQNVDAVLSAIQYGIPIQQIEPPSAALEHARRLAQRGVSVNVLIRAYRFGQQTLLDVVLDQIRIAEPDPERSLAVYQQITATTFGYIDRISQEVIAVYQNERDRWLETQNSARALRVRELLDSDTVDDGEQSAAIGYPLDRLHLAVVVWWREPYVADGMVRMDRFVRALSEFVGRQDRPLFVAADRMTGWGWIPLAADASSDAVVARARAFAKAQHHAPLLAIGDPLSGLDGFRRSHRRAVAASAVAIAAGPHAETVVANNDPGLSAAALLGSNVEAAQEWVGEVLGPLAGATDSDERLRETLRVFLHAGSSYKAAARQLDLHFNSVKYRVARAEERRGRPIVDDRLEVELALLLCRWFRNAVLQ comes from the coding sequence ATGGTGGAGCCGAGCTATGAGGACGTCACCGGGGTAGCCCAGTCGGCGGCGGCAACCATTGCCAAACTGGAGAACCGCTTCGGTGAGATTGCGCGCGCCGTTCAGCAGCGCGTGATGGATGAAATCGCGGAGATGCGCGACGACATACCGTTGCTGGACCTCCTACAGGCCAGCGTCGAGCAGAATGTCGACGCGGTGCTGTCCGCGATCCAGTACGGCATCCCGATCCAACAGATCGAGCCACCCAGCGCGGCGCTCGAACACGCCCGACGCCTGGCCCAGCGCGGGGTGTCGGTCAACGTGTTAATCAGGGCCTACCGTTTCGGCCAGCAGACGCTGTTGGACGTGGTGCTCGACCAGATCCGGATCGCCGAGCCGGACCCAGAGCGAAGCCTGGCGGTCTACCAACAGATCACCGCGACCACCTTCGGATACATCGACCGCATCTCTCAAGAGGTCATCGCGGTCTATCAAAATGAGCGGGATCGCTGGTTGGAGACCCAGAACAGTGCCCGAGCGCTGCGTGTTCGAGAGTTACTGGATTCGGACACCGTCGACGACGGTGAGCAGAGCGCCGCGATCGGATATCCGCTCGACCGGCTGCATCTTGCGGTGGTCGTCTGGTGGCGCGAGCCATACGTAGCCGATGGGATGGTGCGGATGGACCGATTTGTGCGCGCGCTATCTGAATTTGTGGGGCGCCAGGACCGCCCGTTGTTCGTTGCCGCCGACCGAATGACCGGGTGGGGGTGGATTCCCCTGGCGGCCGACGCATCGTCGGATGCGGTGGTGGCACGTGCTCGCGCGTTCGCCAAAGCCCAGCATCACGCCCCATTGCTCGCGATCGGCGATCCCCTGTCGGGCCTCGACGGATTCCGGCGTTCGCATCGCCGGGCCGTGGCGGCGAGCGCGGTCGCTATCGCGGCCGGCCCACATGCCGAAACAGTTGTTGCCAACAACGACCCGGGGCTATCGGCCGCCGCGCTGCTCGGAAGCAACGTCGAGGCGGCCCAGGAATGGGTCGGTGAGGTGCTTGGACCGTTGGCCGGCGCCACCGACAGTGATGAGCGTCTGAGGGAAACGCTCCGGGTTTTTCTGCATGCTGGGTCCAGCTACAAGGCGGCAGCTAGGCAGCTGGATCTGCATTTCAACTCGGTGAAGTACCGTGTGGCGCGCGCCGAGGAACGTCGTGGGCGGCCGATAGTCGATGACCGCCTGGAAGTCGAACTTGCCCTGCTGCTGTGCCGGTGGTTCCGCAACGCCGTGCTCCAGTGA